A DNA window from Danio aesculapii chromosome 1, fDanAes4.1, whole genome shotgun sequence contains the following coding sequences:
- the LOC130241594 gene encoding B- and T-lymphocyte attenuator-like isoform X1, with protein sequence MIQQGEDKKTIKEMEETEMIFCNFAVSLLLLSLSVSGTTNGTEPQCVVKLKVPRHTVFKARIMTELKINCSVTHLGCQRNLKISWCKIYGDDCKALNHSDDIKYELKNTAEHERMAFLIFQNISIEDIGSYRCKEGDMSVSHTINVTVTKDNGEDEVINNPSNKNDSNTVPEDGLQWLWPYVYICSGIAALVIIIITITLFVFGYQDTKSKTEEMTNKNQYMETQSSDLLPPPLPHPRHDTRSPSHQRGCASDRGSEIPAVRGTSSAGKVKERSHHTVSAERGEDDNALVYASLNHQAVSKVPRKTARQEPEPSEYAAIRFR encoded by the exons ATGATCCAACAAGGTGAAGATAAGAAGACAATAAAAGAAATGGAagaaacagaaatg ATCTTCTGTAATTTTGCTGTTTCTCTCCTACTGCTATCGCTTAGTGTTAGCGGCACCACAAATG ggACTGAGCCGCAGTGTGTTGTAAAGCTGAAAGTGCCACGACACACAGTCTTTAAAGCTCGTATTATGACAGAGCTAAAGATAAACTGTTCTGTAACTCATCTTGGATGTCAGAGGAACCTAAAAATCTCATGGTGCAAAATCTATGGAGATGACTGTAAAGCTTTAAATCACTCAGATGACATAAAATATGAGTTGAAGAATACAGCAGAGCATGAAAGAATGGCTTTCCTGATTTTCCAGAACATCTCAATAGAAGATATAGGTTCATACAGATGTAAAGAGGGTGACATGTCTGTAAGTCATACTATTAATGTTACTGTTACAA AAGATAATGGCGAAGATGAAGTTATAAACAATCCAAGTAACAAAA ATGATTCTAATACAGTTCCAGAAGATGGTCTGCAGTGGTTGTGGCCATATGTGTACATCTGCAGTGGAATAGCGGCACTGGTGATCATCATTATAACCATAACATTATTTGTCTTCGGATACCAAG acacaaaatccaaaacagaagaaatgacaaataaaaatcag TACATGGAAACTCAAAGTAGTGACCtgcttcctcctcctcttcctcatcccCGTCATGACACTCGTTCTCCTTCGCACCAGAGAGGCTGTGCTTCAGATCGTGGCTCTGAAATTCCAGCTGTCAGAGGAACATCATCAGCTGGAAAAGTCAAAGAGAGAAGCCATCACACTGTCAGCGCAGAAAGAGGAGAAGACGATAATGCTCTGGTCTATGCCTCTTTGAATCACCAGGCTGTGTCAAAAGTGCCGAGAAAAACTGCAAGACAAGAACCAGAACCTTCAGAATATGCTGCAATCCGATTCCGGTGA
- the LOC130241594 gene encoding B- and T-lymphocyte attenuator-like isoform X2, whose translation MIQQGEDKKTIKEMEETEMIFCNFAVSLLLLSLSVSGTTNGTEPQCVVKLKVPRHTVFKARIMTELKINCSVTHLGCQRNLKISWCKIYGDDCKALNHSDDIKYELKNTAEHERMAFLIFQNISIEDIGSYRCKEGDMSVSHTINVTVTKDNGEDEVINNPSNKIPEDGLQWLWPYVYICSGIAALVIIIITITLFVFGYQDTKSKTEEMTNKNQYMETQSSDLLPPPLPHPRHDTRSPSHQRGCASDRGSEIPAVRGTSSAGKVKERSHHTVSAERGEDDNALVYASLNHQAVSKVPRKTARQEPEPSEYAAIRFR comes from the exons ATGATCCAACAAGGTGAAGATAAGAAGACAATAAAAGAAATGGAagaaacagaaatg ATCTTCTGTAATTTTGCTGTTTCTCTCCTACTGCTATCGCTTAGTGTTAGCGGCACCACAAATG ggACTGAGCCGCAGTGTGTTGTAAAGCTGAAAGTGCCACGACACACAGTCTTTAAAGCTCGTATTATGACAGAGCTAAAGATAAACTGTTCTGTAACTCATCTTGGATGTCAGAGGAACCTAAAAATCTCATGGTGCAAAATCTATGGAGATGACTGTAAAGCTTTAAATCACTCAGATGACATAAAATATGAGTTGAAGAATACAGCAGAGCATGAAAGAATGGCTTTCCTGATTTTCCAGAACATCTCAATAGAAGATATAGGTTCATACAGATGTAAAGAGGGTGACATGTCTGTAAGTCATACTATTAATGTTACTGTTACAA AAGATAATGGCGAAGATGAAGTTATAAACAATCCAAGTAACAAAA TTCCAGAAGATGGTCTGCAGTGGTTGTGGCCATATGTGTACATCTGCAGTGGAATAGCGGCACTGGTGATCATCATTATAACCATAACATTATTTGTCTTCGGATACCAAG acacaaaatccaaaacagaagaaatgacaaataaaaatcag TACATGGAAACTCAAAGTAGTGACCtgcttcctcctcctcttcctcatcccCGTCATGACACTCGTTCTCCTTCGCACCAGAGAGGCTGTGCTTCAGATCGTGGCTCTGAAATTCCAGCTGTCAGAGGAACATCATCAGCTGGAAAAGTCAAAGAGAGAAGCCATCACACTGTCAGCGCAGAAAGAGGAGAAGACGATAATGCTCTGGTCTATGCCTCTTTGAATCACCAGGCTGTGTCAAAAGTGCCGAGAAAAACTGCAAGACAAGAACCAGAACCTTCAGAATATGCTGCAATCCGATTCCGGTGA
- the LOC130241594 gene encoding B- and T-lymphocyte attenuator-like isoform X3, whose translation MFCFFLSGTEPQCVVKLKVPRHTVFKARIMTELKINCSVTHLGCQRNLKISWCKIYGDDCKALNHSDDIKYELKNTAEHERMAFLIFQNISIEDIGSYRCKEGDMSVSHTINVTVTKDNGEDEVINNPSNKNDSNTVPEDGLQWLWPYVYICSGIAALVIIIITITLFVFGYQDTKSKTEEMTNKNQYMETQSSDLLPPPLPHPRHDTRSPSHQRGCASDRGSEIPAVRGTSSAGKVKERSHHTVSAERGEDDNALVYASLNHQAVSKVPRKTARQEPEPSEYAAIRFR comes from the exons ATG ttttgtttttttctttcagggACTGAGCCGCAGTGTGTTGTAAAGCTGAAAGTGCCACGACACACAGTCTTTAAAGCTCGTATTATGACAGAGCTAAAGATAAACTGTTCTGTAACTCATCTTGGATGTCAGAGGAACCTAAAAATCTCATGGTGCAAAATCTATGGAGATGACTGTAAAGCTTTAAATCACTCAGATGACATAAAATATGAGTTGAAGAATACAGCAGAGCATGAAAGAATGGCTTTCCTGATTTTCCAGAACATCTCAATAGAAGATATAGGTTCATACAGATGTAAAGAGGGTGACATGTCTGTAAGTCATACTATTAATGTTACTGTTACAA AAGATAATGGCGAAGATGAAGTTATAAACAATCCAAGTAACAAAA ATGATTCTAATACAGTTCCAGAAGATGGTCTGCAGTGGTTGTGGCCATATGTGTACATCTGCAGTGGAATAGCGGCACTGGTGATCATCATTATAACCATAACATTATTTGTCTTCGGATACCAAG acacaaaatccaaaacagaagaaatgacaaataaaaatcag TACATGGAAACTCAAAGTAGTGACCtgcttcctcctcctcttcctcatcccCGTCATGACACTCGTTCTCCTTCGCACCAGAGAGGCTGTGCTTCAGATCGTGGCTCTGAAATTCCAGCTGTCAGAGGAACATCATCAGCTGGAAAAGTCAAAGAGAGAAGCCATCACACTGTCAGCGCAGAAAGAGGAGAAGACGATAATGCTCTGGTCTATGCCTCTTTGAATCACCAGGCTGTGTCAAAAGTGCCGAGAAAAACTGCAAGACAAGAACCAGAACCTTCAGAATATGCTGCAATCCGATTCCGGTGA